A DNA window from Phragmites australis chromosome 11, lpPhrAust1.1, whole genome shotgun sequence contains the following coding sequences:
- the LOC133885624 gene encoding protease Do-like 1, chloroplastic — translation MAAASSSATACFLSPCPQPRRPRHFLRQPAPAAATKPAPAASRSLALPSSPSQQWPWRLGELVPAEVGRLLSSAAGSLIVVLASAALILGDAGAASAFVVATPRKLQADELATVRLFQENTPSVVYITNLAVRQDAFTLDVLEVPQGSGSGFVWDKSGHIVTNFHVIRGASDLRVTLADQSVYEAQVVGFDQDKDVAVLRIKAPKDKLRPLPVGMSADLLVGQKVYAIGNPFGLDHTLTTGVISGLRREISSAATGRPIQDVIQTDAAINPGNSGGPLLDSSGTLIGVNTAIYSPSGASSGVGFSIPVDTVGGIVDQLIKFGKVTRPILGIKFAPDQSVEQLGLSGVLVLDAPPNGPAGKAGLQPTKRDAYGRLILGDIITSVNGTKVTNGSDLYRILDQCKVGETVTVEVLRGDHREKIPVVLEPKPDES, via the exons ATGGCCGCCGCCTCGTCCTCTGCCACCGCCTGCTTCCTCTCCCCGTGCCCCCAGCCTCGCCGCCCGCGTCATTTCCTCAGACAACCCGCGCCCGCCGCGGCCACCaagcccgcgcccgccgcctccCGCTCCCTGGCCCTCCCCTCCTCGCCCTCGCAGCAGTGGCCGTGGCGGCTCGGTGAGCTGGTCCCTGCCGAGGTGGGCCGGCTGCTGTCCTCGGCCGCGGGCTCCCTCATCGTCGTACTCGCCTCCGCGGCGCTGATCCTCGGCGACGCCGGTGCGGCCTCCGCGTTCGTGGTGGCCACGCCGCGGAAGCTGCAGGCCGACGAGCTCGCCACCGTGCGCCTCTTCCAGGAGAACACGCCCTCCGTCGTCTACATCACCAACCTCGCCGTCAG GCAGGATGCGTTCACGCTCGACGTGCTCGAGGTGCCGCAGGGGTCCGGGTCGGGGTTCGTATGGGACAAGAGCGGCCATATCGTCACCAATTTCCATGTCATCCGTGGCGCGTCGGACCTCAG GGTCACACTTGCTGATCAGTCAGTGTATGAAGCGCAAGTTGTTGGATTTGACCAGGACAAGGATGTTGCTGTTCTGCGTATCAAAGCACCAAAGGATAAACTAAGACCTTTACCAGTTGGCATGTCAGCAGACTTACTGGTTGGTCAGAAAGTATATGCCATAGGAAACCCA TTTGGCCTTGACCACACTCTTACAACAGGTGTTATCAG TGGATTGCGTAGAGAAATCAGTTCAGCTGCAACAGGACGTCCTATACAGGATGTGATACAGACTGATGCTGCTATCAACCCTGGTAACAGTGGTGGCCCACTTCTTGATAGTTCTGGAACCTTGATAGGTGTAAATACTGCTATATACTCACCTTCAGGAGCATCATCTGGGGTTGGGTTTTCCATTCCAGTTGATACG GTTGGGGGCATTGTAGATCAGCTCATAAAATTTGGGAAAGTGACAAGACCTATTCTGGGAATAAAATTTGCCCCTGATCAATCTGTAGAGCAGCTTGGACTAAGTGGAGTGCTTGTCTTGGATGCTCCACCAAATGGACCAGCTGGCAAAGCG GGTTTGCAACCAACCAAACGAGATGCCTATGGTCGGCTTATCCTGGGGGATATAATTACCTCTGTGAATGGTACAAAGGTAACCAATGGAAGCGACTTGTATCGGATATTGGATCAGTGTAAAGTTGGGGAAACG GTGACCGTGGAAGTCTTGCGTGGTGATCATAGAGAGAAGATCCCTGTGGTCCTTGAACCAAAGCCAGATGAATCATAG
- the LOC133885912 gene encoding uncharacterized protein LOC133885912 codes for MDSAVLSLTCAGLGAPEEDDGGAVIGYSKSKHCLDNLKDLQRFLRRDDPQRREVFKQVCKWKIASRDLVPIIENYQADRNLVITAVKVLVFLTMPVEPSSEDVAQQIEYLWDLKAALARNVAVAVIVSLLEDPLDRLERTLFTEDDWKLVQLVLTLFRNVLAIQEITLPQKASGEATHLLSLANSFLELMFQENVMDLILVLSQHIDEPSGYLKQENLLLMEIFHYLFLGRDPELIARASCKGSKEQVNGDIDMSVDSLRLMMEEEERKKRMFRQQNSEHNSLSGTFTCFSVDGSKSLCKGNPGSTSANSLRKIRNVQRGPQKRIAWDNELLYIPKEGIIEMLRSSLDQFLSGGYNVLMQSVCDDIMNEHHSVQKSDVTTFFKVARFVLAFQHEKASNDQKSNKGIQPSEVSPSNGLDDNLPFHGDICGPVAATLNEDMFNLVISRWREAHDGLKETNDYKTLSAAGSVMKNMIDMIYLVLKVLPEDSRESQTARVLLYKLFYDQTEQGLTQFLLNLFRSFDSHKQPKSYLADLLETIHIMLQLMEKLQARGALRVAKRTRKGRKKKISNGKNENSEPKVENVEPVEPTEGTNCPPESLPDLRTEDSAVEPSPSEQGKVGPNGADVPDTLVDTAINMESTAHAEGDPTCAGSGEMKRDLIDEEEESSDSSIDHLPATSEVDFNVSRLISSLANNSVVQNICWLLKHYKSNSIRTNHYIICMLRRFCEDLELSPMLYQLSLLTTFYDILAEQKLSSSKEYINIVNFLSKVVRKMLRVMKKQPLLFVDILFWKTRKECHCIDADALLSELKKDVGNKDGEIGSSKGWRGPINIADSLGDDEVDLVIPQEPYDADKDGDSSAGEHGDDFRKSMSTTYKKSRLMSLSDSEAEDNDRKNMSRGSQNSGVPKRRGRFIFTEEQEKLIRDLYEKYKDDRKCSHLIADALDPTGKILSAQVSRKLTQLGLRNVMKRKNVADESPSPGDLATEPQNDSLDDPNHMLGKHNHGPMPGSSRARRKRLHGLSSGHDDTSHGRSSDEETLQVIKSRTKNKKLPWVDSSLSASQNQEAQQDSDSNDATIGSMIRNGKKKRLSTSDFEASVQNHQESPDNTNIKDCSPSISQHQETLQDTYPDDEDIGSMLRSGKKKRLVMSSFSLNIQDQESLRNIGPNDETIASNITDAPSHHGSNLVNNSGNAGEAELLDDFIDLELDNHENTDQTIMDDGDKANFDADQRAGLKRRHRLIIDDDDDDE; via the exons ATGGACTCGGCGGTGCTCTCGCTCACCTGCGCTGGTCTCGGCGCCCCCGAGGAGGATGACGGCGGCGCCGTCATCGGCTACTCCAAGAGCAAGCACTGCCTAG ATAATCTGAAGGATCTGCAGAGATTCCTGCGGCGTGACGACCCGCAGCGGCGGGAGGTTTTCAAGCAGGTCTGCAAGTGGAAGATCGCGTCGAGAGATCTGGTGCCCATCATTGAGAACTACCAGGCCGATCGCAATCTCGTAATCACTGCAG TGAAAGTACTGGTGTTCCTTACAATGCCTGTGGAACCCTCGTCGGAGGATGTTGCGCAGCAGATAGAGTATCTTTGGGATTTGAAGGCTGCCCTGGCACGCAATGTTGCGGTGGCAGTCATTGTGTCTCTTCTTGAAGACCCATTGGATCGTTTGGAAAG AACTTTATTCACAGAAGATGACTGGAAGTTAGTTCAGTTGGTCCTTACTTTGTTCCGCAATGTCTTGGCTATTCAAGAAATCACATTGCCTCAGAAGGCATCTGGAGAAGCTACCCACTTACTCTCCCTGGCTAACAGCTTTTTGGAGCTCATGTTTCAAGAGAATGTGATGGACCTAATTTTAGTGCTGAGTCAGCATATTGATGAGCCCTCTGGTTATCTTAAGCAGGAAAACCTTCTTTTAATGGAGATATTTCATTATCTCTTCTTAGGCCGAGATCCAGAGTTAATTGCCCGAGCTTCTTGTAAAGGTTCAAAG GAGCAGGTTAACGGAGATATTGATATGTCAGTAGATTCATTGAGGTTGatgatggaggaggaagaaaggaagaaaagaatgTTCAGGCAACAAAACTCAGAGCACAACTCACTTAGTGGGACTTTTACATGCTTTTCAGTG GATGGATCTAAATCATTGTGCAAAGGTAACCCTGGCTCCACATCTGCAAATAGCCTCCGGAAAATACGTAACGTCCAAAGAGGTCCTCAGAAAAGGATAGCCTGGGATAATGAGCTTCTGTACATACCTAAAGAGGGTATTATAGAAATGTTAAGAAGCTCCCTGGATCAATTTTTATCTGGAGGATACAATG TCCTGATGCAGTCAGTTTGTGATGACATCATGAATGAGCATCATTCTGTCCAGAAATCCGATGTAACTACATTCTTCAAAGTTGCTCGTTTTGTCTTAGCTTTTCAACACGAGAAGGCTTCGAATGATCAG AAATCTAATAAAGGGATCCAGCCGTCTGAGGTTTCTCCTAGCAATGGACTTGATGATAATCTGCCGTTCCATGGTGACATATGTGGACCTGTTGCAGCCACATTGAATGAAGATATGTTCAATTTAGTCATTTCCAGGTGGCGTGAAGCACATGATGGCCTGAAGGAAACTAACGACTACAAAACTCTTTCAGCAGCTGGGTCTGTAATGAAGAACATG ATTGACATGATATATTTGGTGCTAAAAGTACTTCCTGAAGATTCAAGGGAATCTCAAACAGCTCGTGTTTTACTGTATAAACTATTCTATGATCAGACAGAACAAGGTCTCACTCAATTTCTGCTGAACTTGTTCAGATCTTTTGATAGTCACAAGCAACCAAAAAG TTATCTAGCGGATTTATTGGAAACAATTCATATTATGCTACAACTCATGGAGAAGCTTCAAGCACGTGGTGCATTAAGG GTTGCAaaaaggacaagaaagggcagaAAAAAGAAGATATCAAATGGTAAAAATGAGAATTCAGAACCcaaagtggagaatgtggaaCCAGTTGAGCCAACAGAAGGGACCAACTGCCCGCCTGAATCACTTCCAGATTTGAGAACTGAGGATTCTGCAGTAGAACCTTCTCCCTCAGAGCAAGGAAAAGTAGGTCCCAATGGTGCAGATGTACCAGATACACTTGTGGACACTGCAATTAATATGGAGAGTACTGCACATGCTGAAGGTGATCCAACTTGTGCGGGCAGTGGTGAAATGAAAAGAGATCTCatcgatgaagaagaagagtctTCAGATTCTTCAATTGATCACCTCCCTGCTACAAGTGAAGTTGATTTTAATGTATCCCGATTGATATCTAGCCTTGCAAACAATTCTGTAGTACAAAATATTTGCTGGTTGTTGAAGCATTACAAAAGTAACTCCATTCGTACAAATCATTACATAATATGCATGCTACGAAGATTCTGCGAAGATCTGGAGCTGTCACCAATGCTCTATCAG CTATCGCTTTTAACTACTTTCTATGATATTTTAGCGGAACAGAAGTTGTCTAGCTCAAAGGAGTACATAAACATTGTAAATTTTCTTTCTAAAGTTGTAAGGAAGATGCTGAGGGTAATGAAAAAACAACCATTGCTATTTGTTGACATACTATTCTGGAAGACGCGCAAGGAGTGCCATTGCATTGATGCTGATGCACTACTGAGTGAGCTTAAGAAAGATGTTGGAAACAAGGATGGTGAAATTGGTTCGAGTAAGGGATGGAGAGGTCCAATAAATATAGCAGATTCTCTTGGTGATGATGAAGTTGACTTGGTTATACCGCAGGAACCATATGATGCTGATAA GGATGGAGATTCATCAGCTGGTGAGCATGGGGATGATTTTCGGAAGAGTATGAGTACTACATATAAAAAGAGCAGATTAATGTCGCTTTCAGACAGTGAGGCTGAGGACAATGACAG GAAAAATATGTCAAGAGGTTCGCAGAATTCAGGAGTCCCAAAAAGACGAGGTCGTTTTATCTTTACCGAAGAGCAAGAGAAGCTTATCAGAGATCTTTATGAAAA ATATAAGGATGACCGTAAATGCAGTCATCTAATAGCTGATGCTTTAGACCCCACTGGAAAGATATTGTCTGCTCAAGTTTCTCGTAAGCTTACACAGCTAGGTCTCCGGAATGTCATGAAGAGAAAAAATGTTGCAGATGAATCTCCTTCACCTGGAGATCTGGCTACAGAACCACAAAATGACTCACTTGATGATCCGAACCACATGTTAGGCAAACATAACCATGGTCCCATGCCAGGAAGCTCCCG GGCTAGAAGGAAAAGATTACATGGGTTAAGCAGCGGTCATGATGACACAAGTCATGGAAGATCATCTGATGAAGAAACACTACAAGTGATTAAAAGCAG AACCAAGAATAAGAAGCTTCCCTGGGTGGATAGTTCACTGAGTGCGTCACAGAATCAGGAAGCTCAGCAAGACTCAGACTCTAATGATGCGACAATAGGATCCATGATTAG AAATGGAAAAAAGAAGAGGCTATCAACGTCAGATTTTGAAGCAAGTGTACAAAACCATCAAGAATCTCCAGACAACACAAACATCAAGGATTGCTCACCAAGTATATCACAACATCAAGAAACTTTGCAAGACACGTATcctgatgatgaggacatagGATCCATGCTTAG AAGTGGAAAAAAGAAGAGGTTAGTGATGTCAAGTTTCTCATTGAATATACAAGACCAAGAATCTTTGAGAAACATTGGACCAAATGATGAGACTATTGCTTCTAATATCAC GGATGCTCCTAGCCATCATGGGTCGAATTTGGTCAATAACAGTGGCAATGCTGGTGAAGCTGAACTTTTGGATGACTTTATTGATCTTGAGCTTGATAATCATGAAAATACTGACCAAACGATCATGGATGATGGGGACAAGGCAAACTTTGATGCTGATCAAAGGGCTGGTTTAAAAAGAAGGCACAGATTGATAAttgacgatgacgatgatgacgagTAA